The following coding sequences are from one Coffea arabica cultivar ET-39 chromosome 11e, Coffea Arabica ET-39 HiFi, whole genome shotgun sequence window:
- the LOC113718968 gene encoding heavy metal-associated isoprenylated plant protein 19, whose translation MPGQVCCMVMKISLDCNGCCRKMRRIILRMKEIETHSIEKQHSRVIVCGRFVPADIAIKIRKKMKRRVEILEIEGLSSGSDGHTEQGPAPTHVPDHTIPMPHLQVPDPHAIAQHA comes from the exons ATGCCCGGACAG GTTTGTTGCATGGTGATGAAGATTAGTTTAGACTGCAATGGATGCTGCAGAAAAATGAGGAGAATAATTCTCAGGATGAAAG AAATTGAGACACACTCGATAGAGAAGCAACATTCAAGGGTAATCGTGTGTGGGAGATTCGTTCCAGCGGATATAGCAATAAAGATAAGGAAGAAGATGAAAAGAAGAGTCGAGATTCTGGAAATAGAGGGATTAAGCAGTGGCAGTGATGGACATACAGAACAAGGGCCAGCACCAACCCATGTCCCAGACCATACCATTCCAATGCCCCATCTCCAAGTCCCGGACCCTCATGCCATAGCTCAACATGCCTAG
- the LOC113718965 gene encoding uncharacterized protein: MASGSNEPTRRKHRRSPSDDENNDAEAPSKRRKHRHHKHHRHHRHHHHHRSKKEDRVEDATAEAEIEMEENLEEERKSNENAVVDAATGGTTSAAVISGSVLGIDYDMEEGEIVDEGEGGGGGSRIDGDEVKKEKERGSDVESGEIGAVRGGHSDNSHMKVDVYQEGKNRTCCLPSEEGMNEEDGKMGASSDFRIDGEDDGCFARKKYNDLGQKRTSRTEHMSNGEFVHEYRKDELTVEEHSWRNDYSNEESILRETNELLAEGGQKRDFSRSPSRDRHRERVRSGSCPKSRDQSRGRSRSQSIFREGSLLNTPKTYNDYSRRKNRSDSDEEHESSRDYQPASRESFRDEERSYSRHSSRSTRHHSREMRDRDREGSRDVDRDRTRDRERERTREKERERERAREREKEREREKERERHRDWEREKERERRRERDRGSSRDRNRDRNRDRDSQRSFRNSKHNHADDGYGEQDRIDDYRHRRHDEAGHKDRISVSDTEKIDGSKKHMAGRENEKSGRDENEQEDYQEKIVLRLAEQEEDDLERIKEESRRRSEAILEKYRSQKSHQHSEAKIENTVKEQGEQPLVMVPSVSVALESNYLRNEGQDDYVADPSFSVGKSPPPNGVSTIEKPSDTGGLGAGTPKSERPNDMFSDDIFGESPAGVRKTGKGDGLAIERSGLHDNWDDAEGYYSYRFGELLDGRYEIIAAHGKGVFSTVVRARDLKAKSGDPEEVAIKIIRNNETMLKAGMDELVILKKLAGADPENKRHCVRFVSSFKYRNHLCLVFESLHMNLREVLKKFGRNIGLKLTAVRAYAKQLFIALKHLKNCGVLHCDIKPDNMLVNEAKNVLKLCDFGNAMFAGKNEITPYLVSRFYRAPEIILGLPYDHPMDMWSVGCCLFEIYTGKVLFPGSTNNDMLRLHMELKGAFPKKMVRKGGFKDKHFDQGLNFLATEEDPVTKKAVKRLILNVKPKDFGTLIVGSPGEDPKMLANFKDLLDKIFMLDPDKRITVSQALSHPFITEL, from the exons ATGGCGAGCGGCTCCAATGAACCCACGCGTCGCAAGCACCGCCGCTCTCCTTCTGACGACGAGAACAACGACGCCGAAGCACCTTCGAAACGGCGGAAGCACCGCCACCATAAACATCACCGGCATCATCGCCACCACCATCACCACCGCAGCAAGAAGGAGGACAGAGTTGAGGACGCAACAGCTGAAGCTGAAATCGAGATGGAAGAGAATCTAGAAGAGGAACGGAAGAGTAATGAGAATGCGGTGGTTGATGCTGCAACTGGTGGCACAACTAGTGCGGCTGTTATTTCTGGTTCAGTTTTGGGGATTGATTATGATATGGAAGAAGGAGAGATTGTTGATGAGGGtgagggtggtggtggtggttctCGTATCGATGGAGATGAGgtgaaaaaggagaaagagcGTGGTTCTGATGTGGAGTCTGGAGAGATTGGGGCTGTTCGCGGCGGCCATTCTGACAATTCTCACATG AAGGTGGATGTATATCAAGAGGGGAAGAATCGTACCTGTTGTTTGCCTTCTGAAGAAGGTATGAATGAAGAGGATGGAAAGATGGGGGCATCGAGTGATTTTAGGATTGATGGGGAAGATGATGGATGTTTTGCGAGGAAGAAATATAATGATTTGGGTCAGAAAAGAACTTCCAGAACTGAACATATGTCTAATGGTGAGTTTGTGCATGAATACCGTAAGGATGAGTTAACTGTTGAAGAACATAGTTGGAGAAATGACTACTCTAATGAAGAAAGTATTTTGAGGGAGACTAATGAATTGTTAGCTGAAGGTGGGCAAAAAAGGGATTTCTCAAGGTCACCGTCACGGGACAGACACCGTGAAAGGGTTCGAAGTGGGAGCTGTCCAAAGTCACGTGATCAGTCTCGAGGAAGGTCTAGGTCGCAAAGCATTTTCCGAGAGGGTTCTTTACTCAATACACCAAAAACATATAACGATTATTCACGAAGAAAGAATAGGAGTGATTCAGATGAGGAGCATGAATCCAGCAGGGATTACCAACCTGCCAGCAGAGAATCATTTAGGGATGAAGAAAGGAGTTACAGCAGACACAGTAGTCGGTCAACAAGGCATCATAGTCGAGAAATGCGGGACAGGGATAGAGAGGGCAGCCGGGATGTGGACAGAGACAGGACAAGAGACAGAGAGCGAGAGAGGACAAGGGAGAAGGAGCGGGAGAGGGAAAGGGCTAGGGAGCgggagaaagagagggagagggaaaaggagagagagaggcaCAGGGACTGGGAGAGGGAGAAGGAGAGGGAAAGGAGGAGGGAGCGGGATAGAGGGAGCAGCCGAGATAGAAATAGGGACAGAAATAGGGATAGAGATAGTCAAAGGTCCTTTAGGAACTCTAAACACAATCACGCTGATGATGGCTATGGTGAGCAAGATAGGATTGATGATTACAGGCATAGGAGGCACGATGAAGCCGGTCACAAGGATAGGATAAGTGTAAGTGATACTGAAAAAATTGATGGTTCTAAGAAGCATATGGCTGGAAGGGAAAATGAGAAGTCTGGAAG AGATGAAAATGAACAAGAAGACTACCAAGAAAAAATTGTGTTGCGACTAGCAGAACAGGAAGAAGATGAccttgaaagaattaaagaggAAAGTAGGAGGCGAAGCGAAgctatactagaaaaatatagAAGTCAGAAATCACATCAGCACTCCGAAGCTAAAATAGAAAATACAG TAAAAGAGCAAGGAGAACAGCCATTAGTGATGGTACCATCTGTTAGTGTTGCTCTCGAATCTAATTATCTTCGAAATGAGGGCCAAGATGACTATGTTGCTGACCCATCCTTTTCTGTTGGAAAATCCCCTCCACCAAATGGGGTTTCTACTATTGAGAAGCCTTCTGATACTGGTGGACTCGGAGCCGGTACTCCAAAG AGTGAAAGACCTAATGATATGTTCTCTGATGATATATTTGGAGAGTCTCCTGCTGGTGTTCGTAAAACG GGTAAGGGTGATGGTTTAGCAATTGAAAGGAGTGGCCTACATGACAATTGGGATGATGCAGAAGGGTACTATA GCTATCGGTTTGGAGAATTACTTGATGGTCGATATGAAATCATTGCTGCACATGGCAAAGGTGTCTTCTCTACAGTAGTTCGTGCTAGGGATCTTAAGGCCAAATCTGGTGATCCTGAAGAAGTAGCGATAAAAATCATTCGCAATAATGAGACCAT GTTGAAGGCTGGCATGGATGAACTGGTTATATTAAAAAAGTTGGCTGGTGCTGACCCTGAGAACAAACGCCATTGTGTTCGTTTTGTTTCCAGCTTTAAGTATCGGAATCATCTCTGTTTAGTTTTTGAATCTCTTCATATGAATCTTCGTGAGGTTTTGAAGAAGTTTGGTCGTAATATTGGGCTTAAATTAACTGCTGTAAGGGCATATGCAAAGCAGCTCTTCATTGCACTGAAACATCTAAAGAATTGTGGTGTGCTTCATTGTGATATTAAGCCTGATAATATGCTG GTGAATGAAGCAAAGAATGTATTGAAGCTTTGTGACTTTGGCAATGCCATGTTTGCtggtaaaaatgaaattactcCATATCTTGTGAGTCGATTTTATCGTGCCCCAGAAATAA TTCTGGGTCTGCCATATGATCATCCCATGGATATGTGGTCAGTTGGTTGCTGTTTATTTGAGATTTACACTGGAAAAGTTCTTTTTCCTGGTTCTACAAATAATGACATGCTTCGCCTTCATATGGAGCTTAAGGGCGCATTTCCAAAGAAGATGGTTCGTAAG GGTGGATTTAAGGACAAGCACTTTGATCAGGGGCTGAATTTTCTTGCCACTGAGGAGGACCCTGTCACAAAGAAG GCTGTAAAGAGGCTGATTCTTAATGTTAAGCCAAAAGATTTTGGAACTTTGATTGTGGGTTCTCCTGGTGAGGATCCAAAGATGTTAGCCAACTTTAAAGATCTTCTTGATAAGATATTCATGTTGGATCCTGATAAAAGAATCACTGTATCACAAGCATTGAGCCATCCATTCATCACTG AGCTTTAG